The following proteins are co-located in the Streptomyces sp. NBC_00435 genome:
- a CDS encoding bifunctional metallophosphatase/5'-nucleotidase encodes MSATPQRHRRARRLTLTALAVTTAAGAMVAAALPAGAASGGGDGQDHGRTVDVQMLSFNDLHGTLEPPQGSSGTVTERQADGTTKAIPAGGAEYLATGLREARKGHPYSVTAAAGDMIGASPMVSGLFHDEPTIEALNDLKLDVTSVGNHEFDEGKTELRRMQYGGCHPVEGCFEYGKTFGGADFKYLAANVVEDKTKRPLMSPTFVWKKGDVKIGFIGVTLEGTPDVVTADGVKGLKFGDEVETINKYAEELNKQGVKSIVALIHEGGLPASGAYNYDCDAPGAGAGISGAIVDIAKNVSPKVDALVTGHTHQAYACNIPDPAGNPRTVTSAASYGRLFTDTSLTYDLKTKDIVRTPVSSPKPVQKVVNRDQPKAPDLTALIQRWNALAAPIANRPMGWIAGDIPGRGSEAYEKPLGDVIADAQLEALAPAAKGGAQLAIMNPGGIRADLAYKAAGAEGDGVVTYGESYTVQPFTNMMNVVDLTGAQLITALQQQVSGPVNGPNPKILQISKGLTYTLDTTKAGVDRIVVDSVKLNGAAIDPAKTYRVAMNEFLAGGGDGFTVLKDHKNKLVGASDLDCFNAYLAGHSSAAAPLAPPAADRITVIK; translated from the coding sequence ATGTCAGCGACGCCACAACGGCACCGCCGAGCCCGCCGGTTGACCCTCACCGCCCTCGCCGTCACGACGGCCGCCGGTGCGATGGTCGCCGCCGCCCTCCCGGCCGGAGCCGCGAGTGGTGGGGGTGACGGCCAGGACCACGGCCGCACCGTCGACGTCCAGATGCTGTCGTTCAACGACCTCCACGGCACGCTGGAGCCCCCGCAGGGCTCGTCGGGCACCGTGACCGAACGTCAGGCCGACGGCACCACCAAGGCCATACCCGCGGGCGGCGCCGAGTACCTGGCGACCGGTCTGCGCGAGGCCCGCAAGGGCCACCCGTACTCCGTCACCGCGGCGGCCGGAGACATGATCGGCGCGAGCCCGATGGTGTCCGGCCTCTTCCACGACGAGCCGACCATCGAGGCGCTCAACGACCTGAAGCTGGACGTCACCAGCGTCGGCAACCACGAGTTCGACGAGGGCAAGACCGAGCTGCGCCGCATGCAGTACGGCGGCTGCCACCCGGTCGAGGGCTGCTTCGAGTACGGCAAGACCTTCGGGGGCGCGGACTTCAAGTACCTCGCGGCGAACGTCGTCGAGGACAAGACGAAGCGCCCGCTGATGAGCCCCACCTTCGTCTGGAAGAAGGGGGACGTGAAGATCGGCTTCATCGGCGTCACCCTGGAGGGCACGCCCGACGTCGTGACCGCCGACGGGGTCAAGGGCCTCAAGTTCGGCGACGAGGTCGAGACGATCAACAAGTACGCCGAAGAGCTGAACAAGCAGGGCGTGAAGTCGATCGTGGCGCTGATCCACGAGGGCGGCCTGCCCGCGAGCGGCGCGTACAACTACGACTGCGACGCGCCGGGAGCCGGCGCCGGGATCTCCGGTGCCATCGTCGACATCGCGAAGAACGTCTCGCCGAAGGTCGACGCCCTGGTCACCGGCCACACGCACCAGGCGTACGCGTGCAACATCCCCGACCCGGCGGGCAACCCGCGCACGGTCACCTCGGCCGCCTCGTACGGCCGGCTGTTCACGGACACCAGCCTCACGTACGACCTGAAGACCAAGGACATCGTCCGTACGCCGGTCAGCTCCCCGAAGCCGGTCCAGAAGGTCGTCAACCGCGACCAGCCCAAGGCTCCGGACCTGACCGCGCTGATCCAGCGCTGGAACGCGCTGGCCGCGCCGATCGCGAACCGTCCGATGGGCTGGATCGCGGGCGACATCCCGGGCCGCGGCTCGGAGGCGTACGAGAAGCCGCTCGGCGACGTGATCGCGGACGCGCAGCTGGAGGCCCTGGCCCCGGCTGCCAAGGGCGGCGCCCAGCTCGCCATCATGAACCCGGGGGGCATCCGCGCCGACCTCGCCTACAAGGCGGCGGGCGCCGAGGGCGACGGGGTCGTGACCTACGGAGAGTCGTACACGGTCCAGCCGTTCACCAACATGATGAACGTCGTGGACCTGACCGGCGCCCAGCTGATCACCGCGCTCCAGCAGCAGGTCAGCGGCCCGGTCAACGGCCCGAACCCGAAGATCCTGCAGATCTCCAAGGGTCTGACCTACACCCTGGACACCACCAAGGCGGGCGTGGACCGCATCGTCGTGGACTCCGTGAAGCTCAACGGCGCGGCGATCGACCCCGCCAAGACCTACCGGGTCGCGATGAACGAGTTCCTCGCGGGCGGCGGTGACGGCTTCACGGTCCTGAAGGACCACAAGAACAAGCTGGTCGGTGCCTCCGACCTGGACTGCTTCAACGCCTACCTGGCCGGGCACTCCTCGGCCGCCGCGCCGCTGGCCCCGCCGGCCGCGGACCGGATCACGGTCATCAAGTAA
- a CDS encoding response regulator transcription factor, which yields MSSLLLLTNALQPSTEVLPALGLLLHTVRVAPAEGPALVDTPGADVILVDGRRDLPQVRSLCQLLRSTGPGCPLILVVTEGGLAAVTADWGIDDVLLDTAGPAEVEARLRLATGRQQLGSDDSPMEIRNGDLSVDEATYSAKLKGRVLDLTFKEFELLKYLAQHPGRVFTRAQLLQEVWGYDYFGGTRTVDVHVRRLRAKLGPEHESLIGTVRNVGYRFVTPEKVERAAAEAAAQAASKAAAETAAQAAREAAAALTRMD from the coding sequence ATGAGCTCACTCCTGCTCCTGACCAATGCCCTGCAGCCGTCCACCGAGGTGCTGCCCGCCCTCGGCCTGCTGCTCCACACCGTCCGGGTGGCGCCCGCCGAGGGCCCCGCCCTCGTGGACACCCCGGGCGCCGACGTGATCCTCGTCGACGGCCGCCGCGACCTGCCGCAGGTGCGGTCGCTTTGCCAGCTGCTCCGCTCCACGGGCCCCGGCTGTCCGCTGATCCTCGTCGTCACCGAGGGCGGCCTCGCGGCCGTCACCGCCGACTGGGGCATCGACGACGTCCTCCTCGACACCGCGGGACCGGCCGAGGTCGAAGCACGACTGCGGCTCGCCACCGGCCGGCAGCAGCTCGGCTCGGACGACTCCCCGATGGAGATCCGCAACGGCGACCTGTCGGTCGACGAGGCGACGTACTCCGCGAAACTGAAGGGACGGGTCCTGGACCTCACCTTCAAGGAGTTCGAGCTGCTCAAGTACCTCGCGCAGCACCCCGGCCGGGTCTTCACCCGCGCCCAGCTGCTGCAGGAGGTCTGGGGGTACGACTACTTCGGCGGCACCCGGACCGTGGACGTGCACGTACGGCGTCTGCGCGCGAAACTCGGGCCCGAGCACGAGTCCCTGATCGGTACCGTCCGCAACGTCGGGTACCGCTTCGTCACCCCGGAGAAGGTGGAACGGGCGGCGGCGGAAGCGGCGGCGCAGGCGGCCTCGAAGGCCGCCGCGGAGACGGCTGCCCAGGCCGCCCGGGAGGCTGCCGCGGCGCTCACCCGGATGGACTAG
- a CDS encoding sensor histidine kinase, with amino-acid sequence MSPAARFRGLPLRSRLALLVTVAVALAVAAVASVSWFMVRTQLNEQLNSSLRSTNARAQASQTLNRLGCQEKVPGPFENNLSAQVQIVLSTGGRCWVDGKNTLPVSDYDLEVAKGLRGASLYDGRTTDGTPVRIYTQPVELSSGPGVQNAAISVAKPLSDITEPLSTLAWVLLFVCGVGVLGAGAAGLWVARTGLRPVDELTGAVEHIARTEDLTVRIPDKGDDEIARLSRSFNSMTAALASSQERQAQLIADAGHELRTPLTSLRTNIELLARSEQTGRAIPPEDRKELLASVKAQMTELASLIGDLQELSRPDAAAPGPLGVVALHDIAGAALSRARLRGPELEFDSDLAPWYVRGEAAALERAVVNVLDNAVKFSPPGGAVTVSLRAGELTVRDRGPGIPADDLPHVFERFWRSPSARALPGSGLGLSIVARTVLRAGGTAELRAPRDGGPGAEAVLRIPGAPAPPPAQPSVVPDQ; translated from the coding sequence GTGAGTCCCGCCGCCAGATTCCGCGGGCTCCCGCTCCGCTCCCGCCTGGCCCTGCTCGTCACGGTCGCGGTGGCGCTCGCCGTCGCGGCAGTCGCCAGCGTCAGCTGGTTCATGGTCCGCACGCAGCTGAACGAACAGCTGAACAGCTCGCTGCGCTCCACCAACGCCAGGGCGCAGGCCAGCCAGACGCTGAACCGGCTCGGCTGCCAGGAGAAGGTGCCGGGCCCCTTCGAGAACAACCTGAGCGCGCAGGTGCAGATCGTGCTGTCCACGGGCGGGCGCTGCTGGGTGGACGGCAAGAACACCCTCCCGGTCTCCGACTACGACCTCGAAGTGGCCAAGGGCCTGCGCGGGGCGAGCCTGTACGACGGCAGGACCACGGACGGCACCCCCGTACGCATCTACACCCAGCCCGTGGAGCTGTCCTCCGGGCCGGGCGTCCAGAACGCCGCGATCTCGGTCGCCAAACCCCTCTCGGACATCACAGAACCGCTGTCCACCCTGGCCTGGGTCCTGCTCTTCGTCTGCGGCGTCGGCGTGCTCGGCGCGGGCGCGGCCGGCCTGTGGGTGGCCCGTACGGGGCTGCGTCCGGTCGACGAACTGACCGGCGCCGTCGAGCACATCGCCCGCACCGAGGACCTGACCGTCCGGATCCCCGACAAGGGCGACGACGAGATCGCCCGCCTGTCGCGCTCCTTCAACTCGATGACGGCCGCGCTCGCCTCCTCCCAGGAGCGCCAGGCCCAGCTGATCGCGGACGCCGGCCACGAGCTGCGCACCCCGCTCACCTCGCTGCGCACCAACATCGAGCTGCTGGCGCGCAGCGAGCAGACCGGCCGGGCCATCCCGCCCGAGGACCGCAAGGAGCTGCTGGCCTCGGTCAAGGCGCAGATGACGGAACTGGCCTCGCTCATCGGTGACCTGCAGGAACTGTCCCGTCCGGACGCGGCCGCTCCCGGCCCGCTGGGGGTGGTGGCCCTGCACGACATCGCGGGCGCCGCGCTGTCGCGGGCCCGGCTGCGCGGTCCGGAGCTGGAGTTCGACTCGGACCTGGCGCCCTGGTACGTACGGGGCGAGGCGGCGGCCCTGGAGCGGGCGGTGGTCAACGTCCTGGACAACGCGGTGAAGTTCAGCCCGCCGGGCGGCGCGGTCACCGTCTCGCTGCGCGCGGGGGAGCTGACCGTACGGGACCGCGGGCCCGGCATCCCGGCCGACGACCTCCCGCACGTCTTCGAGCGCTTCTGGCGTTCCCCGTCCGCCCGCGCCCTGCCCGGCAGCGGCCTCGGGCTGTCCATCGTGGCCCGTACGGTGCTGCGCGCGGGCGGCACCGCCGAGCTGCGGGCGCCGCGCGACGGCGGGCCGGGCGCGGAGGCGGTGCTCCGCATCCCAGGAGCCCCGGCTCCGCCGCCGGCGCAGCCGTCAGTTGTGCCGGATCAGTGA
- a CDS encoding response regulator transcription factor: protein MTAEGDQQRILVVDDEPAVREALRRSLAFEGYGTQTAVDGLDALDKAASYAPDLIILDIQMPRMDGLTAARRLRAAGSTTPVLMLTARDTVGDRVTGLDAGADDYLVKPFELDELFARVRALLRRSSYAAPTAGDGHPEDALTFGDLRMDLATREVTRAGRPVELTRTEFTLLEMFLAHPRQVLTREQILKTVWGFDFEPSSNSLDVYVMYLRRKTEAGGEPRLVHTVRGVGYVLRAGEGGPE, encoded by the coding sequence ATGACCGCCGAAGGCGACCAGCAGCGCATCCTCGTCGTCGACGACGAACCGGCCGTACGCGAGGCCCTGCGCCGCAGCCTGGCCTTCGAGGGGTACGGCACACAGACCGCCGTCGACGGGCTCGACGCCCTCGACAAGGCGGCCTCGTACGCCCCCGACCTGATCATCCTGGACATCCAGATGCCCCGGATGGACGGTCTGACGGCTGCCCGCAGGCTGCGCGCCGCGGGCAGCACCACGCCGGTCCTGATGCTGACGGCCCGCGACACGGTCGGCGACCGGGTCACCGGCCTCGACGCCGGCGCCGACGACTACCTGGTCAAACCGTTCGAGCTGGACGAGCTCTTCGCCCGCGTCCGCGCCCTCCTGCGCCGCAGCTCCTACGCCGCCCCCACCGCCGGTGACGGCCACCCCGAGGACGCACTGACCTTCGGCGACCTGCGCATGGACCTCGCCACCCGCGAGGTGACCCGCGCCGGGCGCCCGGTGGAGCTGACCCGTACCGAGTTCACCCTGCTCGAGATGTTCCTCGCGCACCCGCGCCAGGTCCTGACACGCGAGCAGATCCTCAAGACCGTGTGGGGCTTCGACTTCGAGCCCAGCTCCAACTCCCTGGACGTGTACGTGATGTACCTGCGCCGCAAGACCGAGGCCGGGGGCGAGCCCCGCCTGGTCCACACCGTGCGCGGGGTGGGCTACGTACTGCGCGCGGGCGAGGGCGGGCCCGAGTGA
- a CDS encoding MoaD/ThiS family protein, which yields MATGTIRYWAAAKAAARTAEEPYSARTLAEALDAVRERHPGELTRVLLRCSFLVNEEPVGLRPHDSVELTEGGTVEVLPPFAGG from the coding sequence GTGGCAACCGGAACCATCCGCTACTGGGCGGCGGCGAAGGCCGCGGCCAGGACGGCGGAGGAGCCGTACTCGGCGCGGACACTGGCCGAGGCGCTCGACGCCGTGCGGGAACGCCACCCCGGGGAGCTGACCCGGGTCCTGCTGCGCTGCTCCTTCCTCGTGAACGAAGAACCCGTGGGCCTGCGCCCGCACGATTCCGTCGAGCTGACCGAGGGGGGCACCGTCGAGGTGCTCCCGCCGTTCGCGGGCGGGTGA
- a CDS encoding LmeA family phospholipid-binding protein, with translation MRVLRVVVIIGVVLGGVFVGLDRWAVGYAENRLADRIQSRQGLSGGVEVDIHGFPFLTQALSHDLDRVDMKVAGLDVATTDGHRTHLSQLRVAFHGVKVNGDYSGGTAQSAEGSTLVTYADLTAAAQPGVTVAYGGAPGKLKVTASVEFLGRTLSRSVVSTISLVDAKDAAGAKIVRVRADEVPGEGLPGIEAVVRKKTDFDRRLDGGLPSGVQLTALTSDEAGVHLALGGTDLALAE, from the coding sequence GTGCGTGTCCTGCGTGTCGTAGTCATCATCGGAGTGGTCCTCGGCGGCGTGTTCGTCGGGCTGGACCGCTGGGCGGTCGGCTACGCCGAGAACCGGCTGGCCGACCGGATCCAGTCCCGCCAGGGACTGAGCGGGGGCGTGGAGGTGGACATCCACGGGTTCCCCTTCCTGACCCAGGCGCTCTCACACGACCTCGACCGGGTCGACATGAAGGTGGCCGGTCTGGACGTGGCGACCACCGACGGCCACCGGACGCACCTGTCCCAACTGCGCGTCGCCTTCCACGGGGTGAAGGTGAACGGCGACTACAGCGGTGGCACCGCCCAGAGCGCCGAGGGGTCCACCCTGGTCACGTACGCCGATCTGACCGCGGCCGCCCAGCCCGGGGTGACGGTCGCCTACGGCGGGGCGCCGGGCAAGCTGAAGGTCACCGCGAGCGTGGAGTTCCTCGGCAGGACGCTCAGCCGCAGCGTGGTCTCGACGATCTCCCTGGTCGACGCCAAGGACGCCGCCGGGGCCAAGATCGTCCGGGTGCGCGCCGACGAGGTGCCGGGTGAGGGTCTCCCCGGGATCGAGGCCGTGGTCCGCAAGAAGACCGACTTCGACCGCCGGCTCGACGGCGGTCTGCCGTCGGGTGTCCAGCTGACCGCGCTGACCTCCGACGAGGCC
- a CDS encoding LacI family DNA-binding transcriptional regulator, which yields MAKVTRDDVARLAGTSTAVVSYVINNGPRPVAPATRERVLAAIKDLGYRPDRVAQAMASRRTDLIGMIVPDARQPFFAEMAHAVEQAAAERGKMVLVGNSDYRDEREVHYLRAFLGMRVSGLILVSQGMSERAATEIEAWDARVVLLHERPEAIDDVAVVTDDIGGAQLATRHLLEHGHPYVACLGGVENTPEVGDPVADHVEGWRRAMLESGRSVEGRLFQAPYNRYDAYKVALEVLAGPDRPPAIFCATDDQAIGVLRAARELRIDVPGELAVAGFDDVKEAALTDPPLTTIASDRPAMARAAVDLVLDDSLRVAGSRRERLKQFPSALVVRRSCGCR from the coding sequence GTGGCCAAGGTGACGCGGGATGACGTGGCACGACTTGCGGGTACTTCTACCGCCGTCGTGAGTTACGTCATCAACAACGGACCCAGGCCGGTTGCCCCGGCCACGCGCGAGCGTGTCCTCGCCGCGATCAAGGACTTGGGCTACCGCCCGGACCGGGTCGCGCAGGCGATGGCCTCACGGCGCACCGACCTCATAGGCATGATCGTCCCCGATGCCCGCCAGCCGTTCTTCGCGGAGATGGCGCACGCGGTCGAACAGGCCGCCGCCGAGCGCGGAAAGATGGTGCTGGTCGGGAACTCCGACTACCGCGACGAGCGCGAGGTCCACTACCTGCGGGCCTTCCTCGGCATGCGGGTCTCCGGGCTGATCCTGGTCAGCCAGGGCATGAGCGAGCGCGCGGCCACGGAGATCGAGGCGTGGGACGCGCGCGTCGTCCTCCTCCACGAGCGCCCGGAGGCGATCGACGACGTCGCCGTCGTCACGGACGACATCGGCGGCGCCCAGCTCGCCACCCGGCACCTGCTCGAGCACGGGCACCCGTACGTCGCCTGCCTGGGCGGCGTCGAGAACACTCCCGAGGTCGGCGACCCGGTGGCCGATCACGTCGAGGGCTGGCGGCGGGCGATGCTCGAGTCCGGCCGCTCGGTGGAGGGCCGGCTCTTCCAGGCCCCGTACAACCGCTACGACGCCTACAAGGTCGCCCTGGAGGTCCTGGCCGGCCCGGACCGGCCCCCGGCGATCTTCTGCGCGACGGACGACCAGGCCATCGGCGTACTGCGGGCGGCGCGCGAGCTGCGCATCGACGTGCCGGGCGAGCTGGCCGTGGCCGGCTTCGACGACGTGAAGGAGGCGGCCCTGACGGACCCGCCGCTCACGACGATCGCCTCGGACCGCCCGGCGATGGCCCGCGCGGCGGTGGACCTGGTCCTGGACGACTCCCTGCGGGTGGCCGGCTCCCGTCGCGAACGCCTGAAGCAGTTCCCCTCGGCCCTGGTGGTCCGCCGCTCCTGCGGCTGCCGCTAG
- a CDS encoding phosphatidylinositol-specific phospholipase C yields the protein MGVGMDAGAGTGTGAGLRRRGFLAAAALGGAALLGAGAGTASAATGATATTARTLGTQDWMAGIGDSTALQRMTIPGTHDSGARQGGLYVACQNTSIAEQLDSGIRFLDVRCRVTGGSFAIHHGAYYQNLMFGDVLVACWNFLAAHPSETVLMRLKQEYSEESDATFRAVFDDYLNNRGWAPLFRTASSVPTLGQVRGKVLLLPDNGGLPGGLRYGDGNVFDIQDDYMAEPFGKRGKIENQFRKAAQQPGKFFMNYTSTAAALPPRWNSDRLNPQVHAFVDGSELAGRTGLGIVPMDFPNTRSGLVASLIRHN from the coding sequence ATGGGCGTGGGCATGGATGCCGGCGCGGGTACGGGTACGGGCGCGGGGCTGCGGCGGCGCGGCTTCCTGGCGGCGGCGGCCCTGGGCGGTGCGGCCCTGCTCGGCGCGGGCGCCGGGACGGCCTCGGCCGCCACCGGGGCCACCGCCACCACCGCGAGAACCCTCGGCACCCAGGACTGGATGGCCGGGATCGGTGACTCCACCGCCCTGCAGCGGATGACCATCCCCGGCACCCACGACTCCGGCGCCCGCCAGGGCGGGCTCTACGTCGCCTGCCAGAACACCTCCATCGCCGAACAGCTCGACTCCGGGATCCGCTTCCTCGACGTCCGCTGCCGGGTGACCGGCGGCTCGTTCGCGATCCACCACGGCGCGTACTACCAGAACCTGATGTTCGGCGACGTACTCGTCGCCTGCTGGAACTTCCTCGCCGCGCACCCCTCCGAGACGGTGCTGATGCGGCTCAAGCAGGAGTACTCCGAGGAGAGCGACGCCACCTTCCGCGCTGTCTTCGACGACTACCTGAACAACCGCGGCTGGGCCCCGCTGTTCAGGACCGCGAGCTCCGTGCCCACCCTCGGGCAGGTGCGCGGCAAGGTCCTGCTGCTCCCCGACAACGGCGGTCTGCCCGGCGGTCTGCGCTACGGCGACGGCAATGTCTTCGACATCCAGGACGACTACATGGCCGAGCCCTTCGGCAAGCGCGGGAAGATCGAGAACCAGTTCCGCAAGGCCGCCCAGCAGCCCGGCAAGTTCTTCATGAACTACACGAGCACGGCCGCGGCCCTGCCGCCCCGCTGGAACTCCGACCGGCTCAACCCGCAGGTCCACGCCTTCGTCGACGGCTCGGAGCTGGCCGGCCGGACCGGGCTCGGGATCGTCCCCATGGACTTCCCCAACACCCGCTCCGGCCTGGTCGCCTCACTGATCCGGCACAACTGA
- a CDS encoding alpha/beta fold hydrolase: protein MRHELKIDDRTLSYLDFGGAGRPLLALHGGLSEGAHFTALAAALADEWRVIAPDQRGHGDSGLAPEYSREGYVADAAALLEHLAPGGPVPVLGFSLGGINAYHLAAARPDLVSALVNVDAPVESPRQDGPSFWDFLHALPYTAPTREELVAALGPLGEGIGPFLRPLDDGAGWRLPFHPGATLATLAEGDGSRWDVWLASSCPALLIHGLRSDVLPRELADAMVARRPGTSYVGLDTEHFVPFQDPEGFEKAVRTFLADLA, encoded by the coding sequence ATGCGCCACGAGCTGAAGATCGACGACCGCACGCTGTCCTACCTGGACTTCGGCGGGGCCGGCCGCCCGCTGCTCGCCCTGCACGGCGGACTCTCCGAGGGCGCGCACTTCACCGCCCTGGCCGCCGCCCTCGCGGACGAGTGGCGCGTCATCGCCCCCGACCAGCGCGGCCACGGCGATTCCGGCCTGGCCCCCGAGTACAGCCGTGAGGGCTACGTGGCCGACGCCGCCGCCCTGCTGGAGCACCTCGCCCCCGGCGGCCCGGTGCCCGTGCTCGGCTTCTCCCTCGGCGGGATCAACGCCTACCACCTGGCCGCCGCCCGGCCCGACCTGGTCTCCGCCCTCGTCAACGTCGACGCCCCGGTGGAGAGCCCGCGCCAGGACGGCCCGTCCTTCTGGGACTTCCTGCACGCCCTGCCGTACACCGCGCCGACCCGTGAGGAGCTGGTGGCCGCGCTCGGCCCGCTCGGCGAGGGCATCGGCCCCTTCCTGCGCCCACTGGACGACGGCGCCGGCTGGCGGCTGCCGTTCCACCCCGGGGCCACCCTGGCCACCCTCGCCGAGGGCGACGGCTCGCGCTGGGACGTCTGGCTCGCGAGCAGCTGCCCGGCACTGCTGATCCACGGACTGCGCAGCGACGTGCTCCCGCGGGAGCTGGCCGACGCGATGGTCGCCCGGCGGCCCGGGACCTCGTACGTCGGCCTCGACACCGAGCACTTCGTGCCCTTCCAGGACCCGGAGGGCTTCGAGAAGGCCGTCCGCACCTTCCTGGCCGACCTCGCGTAG
- a CDS encoding S1C family serine protease — protein sequence MTENFRREGEYPQENRSEQPAPWGGDWQRGRDRLAQEAAYPPPPAYPPAAPAPAPGWHEAHQPPVIQGETVPQAVTQAVPQAGDGSGGAGNGGNGNGGWASWGDAPAAPAPAAPQGHARAKRPVALLAAVALAAAVVGGGTAAAVQQMLNKSSGGGTGINGSTISQSNTGTVSGVAENVSPSVVRIDTRTSSGQGTGSGVVITADGEIVTNNHVVDGAAQIQVTMSDGKKYNAKIVGTDPDKDLALIKLEGASGLKPASLGNSDNLKVGDNVVAIGSPDRLTGTVTSGIVSALDREVNVPKSEKQQSPQGGYPFSYGGQQFNGDTGSDTTSYKAIQTDASLNPGNSGGALVNMNGEIVGMPSAIYSPSSGSGSAGSVGLGFAIPVNTIKADLPSLRKGGPGGTGSGDNDSGSASNGFGTSF from the coding sequence ATGACCGAGAACTTCCGCCGCGAAGGCGAGTACCCCCAGGAGAACCGCTCCGAGCAGCCCGCCCCCTGGGGTGGGGACTGGCAGCGCGGTCGTGACCGGCTCGCACAGGAAGCCGCCTACCCCCCGCCGCCCGCCTACCCCCCGGCAGCCCCGGCCCCGGCCCCCGGCTGGCACGAGGCGCACCAGCCCCCCGTCATCCAGGGTGAGACCGTCCCCCAGGCCGTCACCCAGGCCGTCCCCCAGGCCGGCGACGGGAGCGGCGGCGCCGGCAACGGCGGCAACGGCAACGGCGGCTGGGCCTCCTGGGGCGACGCCCCGGCGGCCCCCGCCCCCGCCGCCCCGCAGGGCCACGCCCGGGCCAAGCGCCCCGTCGCCCTCCTCGCCGCCGTGGCACTCGCGGCCGCGGTGGTCGGTGGCGGAACGGCGGCCGCCGTCCAGCAGATGCTGAACAAGTCCAGCGGCGGCGGCACCGGCATCAACGGCAGCACCATCTCCCAGTCGAACACCGGCACCGTCTCCGGCGTCGCCGAGAACGTCAGCCCCTCCGTCGTCCGCATCGACACCCGAACCTCGTCCGGCCAGGGCACCGGCTCCGGCGTCGTGATCACCGCCGACGGCGAGATCGTCACCAACAACCACGTGGTCGACGGCGCCGCCCAGATCCAGGTGACGATGAGCGACGGCAAGAAGTACAACGCGAAGATCGTCGGCACGGACCCCGACAAGGACCTCGCCCTCATCAAGCTGGAGGGCGCGAGCGGCCTCAAGCCGGCCAGCCTCGGCAACTCCGACAACCTCAAGGTCGGTGACAACGTCGTCGCGATTGGCTCCCCCGACCGCCTCACCGGCACGGTCACCAGCGGCATCGTCTCCGCGCTGGACCGCGAGGTGAACGTCCCCAAGTCGGAGAAGCAGCAGTCCCCCCAGGGCGGATACCCGTTCTCCTACGGAGGCCAGCAGTTCAACGGGGACACCGGCTCGGACACCACCTCGTACAAGGCCATCCAGACGGACGCCTCCCTGAACCCCGGCAACTCCGGCGGCGCCCTCGTCAACATGAACGGCGAGATCGTGGGCATGCCCTCCGCGATCTACTCCCCCTCCAGCGGCAGCGGCTCCGCCGGCAGCGTGGGCCTCGGCTTCGCCATCCCGGTCAACACGATCAAGGCCGACCTGCCCTCCCTCCGCAAGGGCGGCCCCGGCGGCACGGGCAGCGGCGACAACGACAGCGGCAGCGCCTCCAACGGTTTCGGGACTTCCTTCTAG
- a CDS encoding TetR/AcrR family transcriptional regulator gives MGNREDLLAGARRCLEEKGYLRTTVRDIASASQVSMAAIGYHFGSREVLLNEALFAAMDEWAAGSGRLAGQGDTVRERYADTWDRKIQDFGDMRWLWIASVEAFVHAQSSPELLAILAEGQRRNRRMVAAQLRGVPEEAVTEEDVRSLGSVHLALLAGVMVQSLTDPEHAPDGRSIAQGLRTMAELLES, from the coding sequence ATGGGAAATCGCGAAGACCTGCTGGCCGGAGCCCGGCGCTGCCTGGAGGAGAAGGGCTACCTCCGCACGACCGTGCGCGACATCGCCTCGGCGTCGCAGGTGAGCATGGCCGCGATCGGCTACCACTTCGGGTCCCGCGAGGTGCTGCTCAACGAGGCGCTGTTCGCGGCCATGGATGAGTGGGCCGCGGGCTCCGGCCGGCTCGCCGGTCAGGGCGACACCGTCCGGGAGCGCTACGCCGACACGTGGGACCGGAAGATCCAGGACTTCGGCGACATGCGGTGGCTGTGGATCGCCTCCGTCGAGGCCTTCGTGCACGCGCAGTCCTCGCCGGAACTGCTCGCGATCCTGGCCGAGGGGCAGCGCCGCAACCGCCGCATGGTGGCCGCGCAGCTGCGCGGAGTGCCGGAGGAGGCGGTCACGGAGGAGGACGTACGGAGTCTCGGGTCGGTGCACCTCGCGCTGCTGGCCGGGGTCATGGTGCAGTCCCTGACCGACCCGGAGCACGCGCCGGACGGCCGGTCCATCGCCCAAGGGCTGCGCACGATGGCGGAGTTGCTCGAAAGCTGA